One window of the Desulfomonilia bacterium genome contains the following:
- the gspD gene encoding type II secretion system secretin GspD — protein sequence MKTVRFLVILIMITLFSIGSTYAARMVDKNSTVSTAPVDVKQQGKAVQKETTNTPDEEVLSAKDFSSSASDTNKSEARKGTKNTKGKTQYVTMDFDGMDISMLVKFIADITKKNFIIDNNVTGKVSVVSPRKMTIDEAYKVFESILEVNGYTTVKTGNIIKVVKSADAVTKGIETQTSISTSVQDKLVTQIIQLKYADAEDIKNLITPLISKSSSQIMSYPQSNILIVTDTISNLKKIMEILKVIDVKGNAQDVKILRLEHASATDLSNKLNQILSGSAVDPSTRAISKRMPGATSSKEPAKILPYERTNSLIVVANAQDMKDISALITELDIPTPSGKEDIHVYYLQNATAEDVAKVLSGMPSITSPDASAKAGSNVQQNIAMSSTSSQQQNFKISPDKSTNSLIIFADPYTYENIVETIRYLDIPRKQVFVEAFIMEVNTNYDFEIGVQWSFFNSFKYDSGKKTGGWFARTGDTSIASLSDLPAGPLLGVIGQAITINKGDTSITLPNMASFINAVSSDKDIHIISKPQIITMDNKQAEIKVGKNVPYITREDTDSTNINRTVRTYDYRDVGVTLKITPQINQEGGVRMDIFQEITTLVPGTGEDKYAPTTFKRSATTTVSVKDSETMVIGGLIGDSLTVGNAKVPMLADIPLIGYLFKTVNRSREKTNLYIFITPRVVDTIEKSDDLYNKKYGEVKAVETKLRQQSPDMSKTEEAPPIPKNPESKEQAAPQVNVKEPDVKIEQKSN from the coding sequence ATGAAAACTGTACGATTTTTGGTGATACTGATTATGATTACACTGTTTTCGATAGGCAGTACATATGCCGCGAGAATGGTGGATAAAAACTCGACAGTTTCAACAGCACCAGTCGATGTCAAACAACAGGGGAAAGCCGTACAAAAAGAAACAACGAATACACCCGATGAAGAGGTTTTATCAGCCAAGGACTTCAGTTCTTCCGCTTCCGACACGAACAAATCTGAAGCCAGGAAAGGCACAAAGAATACAAAGGGCAAAACACAGTATGTAACAATGGATTTTGACGGCATGGATATCAGCATGCTGGTGAAATTCATTGCCGATATCACCAAGAAAAACTTCATCATCGATAACAATGTGACAGGAAAGGTCAGTGTCGTTTCCCCCCGCAAAATGACAATTGACGAGGCCTATAAAGTCTTCGAGAGCATCCTGGAGGTAAACGGATATACGACTGTCAAAACCGGCAATATAATAAAGGTGGTGAAATCAGCGGACGCAGTCACCAAAGGAATTGAAACGCAGACTTCAATATCGACATCTGTCCAGGACAAGCTGGTTACACAGATCATACAATTGAAGTATGCCGATGCCGAAGACATTAAAAATCTCATTACTCCCCTTATTTCAAAAAGCAGTTCGCAGATAATGTCATATCCACAGAGCAATATCCTCATAGTTACCGATACCATCTCAAATTTAAAGAAAATCATGGAAATATTGAAGGTGATCGATGTCAAAGGAAATGCTCAGGATGTCAAGATACTTCGTCTTGAGCATGCCTCTGCAACCGACCTTTCAAACAAACTGAACCAGATACTGTCAGGTTCCGCCGTTGATCCCAGCACAAGGGCGATATCAAAACGCATGCCCGGGGCAACTTCATCGAAAGAACCTGCAAAGATCCTACCTTACGAGAGGACAAATTCATTAATAGTTGTAGCAAATGCACAGGACATGAAAGACATTTCAGCACTGATCACAGAGCTGGATATCCCTACACCAAGCGGAAAAGAAGATATCCATGTCTATTATCTGCAGAATGCGACCGCTGAGGATGTGGCAAAGGTATTAAGCGGAATGCCTTCCATTACAAGCCCCGACGCTTCAGCAAAGGCCGGCTCCAACGTCCAGCAAAATATTGCCATGTCGAGCACATCTAGTCAGCAGCAGAATTTCAAGATTTCTCCCGACAAATCGACCAACTCCCTTATCATATTTGCCGATCCCTACACCTATGAAAACATTGTTGAAACAATCCGTTATCTTGATATTCCCCGCAAACAGGTATTCGTCGAAGCATTCATCATGGAAGTCAATACCAACTACGATTTCGAGATCGGTGTTCAGTGGTCTTTCTTTAATTCCTTTAAATATGACAGCGGCAAAAAAACAGGGGGATGGTTTGCCAGGACAGGTGACACATCGATAGCATCATTAAGTGACCTGCCGGCAGGACCGCTTCTCGGTGTTATCGGTCAGGCGATCACAATAAACAAGGGCGATACGTCGATAACACTGCCCAACATGGCCTCATTCATAAATGCCGTAAGCAGTGATAAGGACATACACATAATTTCCAAACCGCAGATAATCACTATGGACAACAAACAGGCCGAAATAAAAGTCGGCAAGAATGTTCCCTATATTACAAGAGAAGATACAGACTCTACAAATATCAACAGAACGGTCAGGACATACGACTATCGCGATGTCGGTGTGACACTGAAAATCACACCGCAGATAAACCAGGAAGGCGGCGTCAGAATGGATATATTCCAGGAGATAACAACACTTGTCCCTGGCACCGGCGAAGATAAATATGCTCCCACAACATTCAAACGTTCAGCCACAACTACAGTATCGGTTAAAGACAGCGAGACAATGGTTATAGGGGGGCTTATAGGAGACAGCCTGACAGTCGGTAACGCCAAGGTTCCCATGCTCGCCGATATTCCTCTGATCGGTTATCTGTTCAAAACAGTCAACCGCTCACGTGAAAAAACAAACCTTTATATTTTTATAACGCCAAGGGTAGTTGACACCATCGAAAAGTCGGATGACCTCTATAACAAGAAATACGGCGAAGTAAAGGCTGTTGAGACCAAACTGAGGCAACAATCACCTGACATGTCCAAGACCGAGGAAGCCCCACCCATACCAAAAAATCCTGAATCAAAGGAACAGGCCGCTCCTCAGGTAAACGTGAAAGAACCGGATGTTAAGATAGAGCAGAAAAGCAATTGA
- the gspE gene encoding type II secretion system ATPase GspE, translating to MRIPSLEQVVISQNLANEEALQKALLAQKQKGGSLKDALVDSGAVNDVELLKAISKAWGIEFMHMLGDLEVDPAILDKLPVTFLRRYNMVPFKWQGDTLIVAVNDPMDQDPFFDIGKEMSARDIKRILATKQEIHSAINRLNDMKNESAQDIVEDIREEEEEDLLTDIENIQDISVMESDAPIIKLVNRLMMQAFRERASDIHVEPYQSEVRIRFRVDGILHDVLSLPKRIQSAVISRIKVMANLNIAEKRLPQDGRIGIKLGDHSVDLRVSTVPTANGERVVMRILDKSSVLYGLEELGFYPDDMEIVNMLLKQEHGIVLVTGPTGSGKTTSLYSMLSKINSPEKNILTIEDPIEYQLKGIGQIPVNTKVGVTFASGLRSIVRQDPDIILVGEIRDLETAEIAIQAALTGHLVFSTLHTNDSATAITRLIDMGIEPFLVTSSVNAIVAQRLCRKICTDCRQPYYPESESLLEIGLVREKLLSEGHLYRGAGCMECLNTGYKGRIGIYEILVMSDSMKSTVLKTSDANDIKKQAIEEGLHTLREDGARKVSDGVTTIEEVIRVTQQ from the coding sequence ATGAGAATACCAAGCCTTGAGCAGGTAGTTATCTCGCAGAATCTTGCAAATGAAGAAGCACTTCAGAAGGCGCTGCTGGCTCAGAAACAGAAGGGCGGCTCTCTAAAGGACGCGCTTGTCGATTCAGGCGCTGTCAATGATGTCGAACTGCTCAAAGCCATATCCAAAGCATGGGGGATCGAATTCATGCACATGCTCGGTGACCTTGAGGTTGACCCTGCAATACTTGACAAACTGCCGGTCACTTTTCTCAGACGCTATAATATGGTGCCTTTCAAATGGCAGGGGGATACGCTGATAGTTGCAGTGAATGACCCCATGGATCAGGACCCATTCTTTGACATAGGCAAGGAAATGTCTGCCAGAGATATAAAGCGCATCCTGGCAACGAAGCAGGAGATCCATTCAGCCATAAACCGGCTCAATGACATGAAAAACGAAAGCGCTCAGGATATCGTCGAGGATATCCGGGAAGAAGAGGAAGAGGATCTCCTGACAGATATAGAAAATATCCAGGATATAAGCGTCATGGAAAGCGACGCCCCGATAATCAAGCTGGTGAACAGACTCATGATGCAGGCCTTCCGGGAAAGGGCATCGGATATTCACGTCGAACCTTATCAGTCCGAGGTCAGGATACGATTCAGAGTCGACGGAATCCTGCATGATGTATTGAGCCTCCCCAAACGCATCCAGTCGGCAGTCATTTCACGAATAAAGGTCATGGCGAATCTGAACATTGCAGAAAAACGCCTGCCACAGGATGGAAGAATAGGAATCAAGCTTGGAGACCATTCCGTTGACCTGCGTGTCTCTACGGTCCCGACGGCAAACGGCGAACGGGTTGTAATGAGAATCCTGGACAAGTCCTCGGTGCTCTATGGACTTGAAGAACTTGGCTTCTATCCTGATGACATGGAAATTGTGAACATGCTGCTCAAGCAGGAACATGGCATTGTCCTTGTAACCGGCCCTACAGGTTCCGGCAAGACCACATCACTGTATTCAATGCTAAGCAAAATCAACTCTCCGGAGAAGAATATCCTGACAATTGAGGACCCGATTGAATATCAGCTGAAGGGTATCGGACAGATACCGGTCAATACTAAAGTAGGCGTCACATTCGCTTCCGGGCTCAGGTCAATAGTCCGCCAGGACCCGGACATAATCCTGGTCGGTGAAATCCGAGACCTGGAGACCGCCGAAATCGCCATTCAGGCCGCACTGACAGGACATCTTGTCTTCTCAACTCTGCATACAAACGATTCCGCAACTGCTATTACACGCCTCATAGACATGGGCATTGAACCTTTTCTTGTTACCTCATCCGTTAATGCAATCGTCGCACAAAGGCTTTGCAGAAAGATATGCACCGATTGCCGCCAGCCCTATTACCCGGAAAGCGAGAGCCTCCTGGAAATCGGGCTTGTCAGAGAAAAACTGCTCTCTGAAGGCCACTTGTACAGGGGTGCCGGCTGTATGGAATGCCTCAATACAGGCTATAAAGGCAGGATCGGCATTTATGAAATCCTTGTGATGAGCGATTCGATGAAATCAACAGTCCTGAAGACATCCGATGCGAATGATATTAAAAAACAGGCAATTGAAGAAGGGCTTCATACGCTGAGAGAAGACGGTGCAAGAAAGGTGAGTGACGGCGTCACCACTATAGAAGAAGTCATAAGGGTCACTCAGCAATAA
- a CDS encoding type II secretion system protein N, translating to MLNRYKWVIPVVFITLFAWVIVGIIMSVSGRLLFVMPGPPKHSEVIVKTPKRQPAPLSSYDIIKERKLLGSISATPQGALTGDDRDRPIAALGLLLKGTIAGSELYSRAIIEDKGKQQIYKIGDSVSGASIIGIFRNKVILMLNGQEQMLVPEEKTDKKGQRGGPASGPAISIPSMADGGDMSAVMQNMEQLLGNARVVPYYKGGEPYGFRVTNVENNSPLFGLGVRSGDVIKSVNGTPVKSSEDAMKLYQNMQNVSSANIELERHGVTTSVNIPLK from the coding sequence ATGCTTAATCGCTACAAATGGGTTATACCTGTTGTATTCATAACTCTTTTTGCCTGGGTTATCGTAGGAATAATCATGAGTGTCAGCGGACGGCTTCTGTTCGTAATGCCCGGTCCGCCCAAGCACAGTGAAGTAATCGTAAAAACACCGAAAAGACAGCCTGCACCACTTTCATCCTATGACATCATAAAAGAAAGAAAGCTGCTCGGTTCAATCTCCGCAACTCCGCAAGGAGCCCTTACAGGTGATGACAGAGACCGTCCGATCGCCGCACTGGGACTTTTATTGAAAGGCACCATCGCCGGATCGGAACTTTACAGCAGGGCTATTATTGAAGACAAGGGCAAACAGCAGATATATAAAATAGGTGATTCGGTATCGGGAGCAAGCATCATCGGAATCTTCAGAAACAAGGTAATCCTTATGTTGAACGGCCAGGAACAGATGCTCGTCCCGGAGGAGAAAACAGATAAGAAAGGCCAGAGAGGCGGCCCTGCATCAGGTCCGGCAATATCAATACCCAGCATGGCAGATGGCGGAGATATGTCGGCAGTCATGCAGAATATGGAACAGCTCCTTGGAAATGCACGGGTTGTCCCCTATTACAAAGGAGGGGAACCTTATGGTTTCAGGGTAACCAACGTTGAGAACAATTCACCGCTCTTCGGCCTTGGCGTACGTTCGGGAGATGTAATTAAATCGGTTAACGGAACACCCGTGAAATCATCTGAAGACGCAATGAAGTTATACCAGAACATGCAGAATGTATCCTCGGCAAACATCGAGCTTGAACGCCATGGTGTGACAACTTCCGTTAACATACCTTTGAAATAA
- the tviB gene encoding Vi polysaccharide biosynthesis UDP-N-acetylglucosamine C-6 dehydrogenase TviB, whose amino-acid sequence MDYRIAVIGLGYVGLPLAVEFGKIYPTVGFDINSERIRELSGHYDRTREIEPEEFKPAKHLSFTLDKKDISTCNIYIVTVPTPIDSYNRPDITMLKKASETVGSVLSKGDIVVYESTVYPGCTEEDCVPVLESVSGLKFNKDFFCGYSPERINPGDKAHRLPTIKKVTSGSTPKIAAIVDRLYSSIITAGTHKAPSIKVAEAAKVIENSQRDINIAFINELSIIFSKMGIRTRDVLAAARTKWNFLPFEPGLVGGHCIGVDPYYLTHKAEGLGYIPQIILAGRRLNDSMGPYVASEVIKLLIKKGCNIRGAKVLVLGITFKENCPDIRNSKVVDVIRELKDFGCAVDVYDPYAEPEEVMEEYGIHIVSSEKGLGKYNAIVAAVAHQRFKEMSLIKFMGKDCVVYDVKGIIAGADGAL is encoded by the coding sequence ATGGATTACCGCATTGCTGTTATAGGCCTCGGATATGTTGGACTGCCGCTTGCAGTGGAATTCGGCAAGATATATCCGACTGTAGGCTTTGATATAAATTCGGAGAGAATCAGGGAATTGTCCGGTCATTATGACCGGACCAGAGAGATTGAACCTGAAGAATTCAAGCCTGCAAAACACCTTAGTTTCACTCTTGATAAAAAAGATATAAGCACATGTAACATTTATATCGTGACCGTGCCGACACCGATCGATTCATACAACAGGCCTGATATCACCATGCTCAAGAAGGCCAGCGAAACGGTGGGGAGCGTTCTTTCAAAGGGAGATATCGTGGTTTATGAATCCACCGTTTATCCCGGCTGTACTGAGGAGGACTGTGTTCCGGTACTGGAAAGTGTATCAGGCCTCAAATTCAACAAGGATTTCTTTTGCGGATACAGCCCGGAAAGAATTAACCCGGGGGACAAGGCGCACAGGCTTCCCACAATAAAAAAGGTGACATCCGGGTCCACGCCGAAGATTGCGGCGATCGTGGACAGGCTCTATTCATCGATAATAACCGCGGGCACACACAAGGCGCCATCAATAAAAGTAGCCGAGGCGGCGAAGGTCATCGAAAATTCGCAAAGGGATATAAACATAGCCTTTATAAACGAACTTTCCATTATTTTTTCAAAGATGGGTATCAGGACAAGGGATGTGCTCGCAGCTGCCAGGACGAAATGGAATTTTCTGCCCTTTGAACCGGGACTTGTCGGCGGACACTGTATAGGGGTCGATCCTTATTACCTGACACATAAGGCGGAAGGGTTGGGCTATATCCCGCAGATTATCCTTGCAGGCCGCAGACTCAATGACAGCATGGGCCCGTATGTCGCTTCCGAGGTAATCAAACTGCTCATCAAAAAAGGATGCAACATCAGAGGGGCGAAGGTTCTTGTTCTGGGGATCACCTTCAAGGAAAACTGTCCTGATATCAGAAACTCGAAGGTTGTTGACGTTATCAGGGAACTGAAGGATTTCGGTTGCGCCGTTGATGTGTATGATCCTTATGCCGAACCTGAAGAGGTTATGGAGGAATACGGCATTCATATTGTTTCTTCTGAAAAGGGACTTGGAAAATATAATGCCATTGTAGCGGCTGTTGCCCATCAGAGATTCAAGGAAATGAGCCTTATCAAGTTCATGGGCAAGGACTGTGTAGTTTATGATGTAAAGGGTATTATTGCCGGGGCAGACGGGGCTTTGTAA
- a CDS encoding AAA family ATPase, whose translation MFEKYFGLTENPFNLTPDPKYLFFSKVHKEALSHLKYGIDEKKGFVLITGEIGAGKTTLCRVLLTTLPDTIKTALILNPTLSDIELLQTINQEFGISSTSSSKKALLDELYGFLLDVRADNKNAVLIIDECQNLSTDVLEQIRMLSNLETEKEKLLQIVLIGQPELKSMLSTPSLKQINDRITVRYHMGLLNKPDTRDYIRHRLIISGSHGDIKFSRAALNRIYKFSSGLPRRINSACERSLLIAFTKGTSSITGPIARQAIGEITGESTGAAYFRKALAVAAVLAIIAGVMFFWKPLLSLIDEKTGMAKPNEEISLTRQPDVRTPGPPAYDWIMKDYKTAINSLEQLPENAGAISVLNLHPPFDFLKSISKPFAASVWGGYVIAERIDNNTAELIKADGSRINIPLKNFSDIYQGHAFMIYKKNPSGNIFGKSSKGNGVKKVQEKLKELGYLSNDPNGVYDNETYEGIKKLQGKCGLTEDGIAGTETLTLIDMLKGEKI comes from the coding sequence ATGTTTGAGAAATATTTCGGCCTTACTGAAAATCCTTTCAATCTTACACCTGACCCCAAATATCTCTTTTTTTCAAAAGTCCATAAAGAAGCACTTTCCCATCTGAAATACGGTATCGATGAAAAAAAAGGCTTCGTTCTGATTACCGGTGAAATCGGCGCGGGCAAAACCACACTTTGCCGGGTTCTGCTGACAACATTGCCGGATACCATAAAAACCGCCCTGATACTGAATCCCACACTGTCCGATATTGAACTTCTGCAGACGATAAACCAGGAATTCGGCATCAGCTCGACAAGTTCTTCAAAAAAGGCTCTGCTTGACGAATTGTATGGTTTTCTCCTTGATGTCAGGGCAGACAACAAAAACGCGGTGCTGATAATTGATGAATGTCAGAATCTTTCCACTGATGTGCTCGAACAGATCAGAATGCTTTCAAATCTTGAGACAGAGAAGGAGAAGCTTCTCCAGATAGTCCTCATAGGACAGCCTGAACTGAAATCAATGCTGTCAACCCCGAGCTTGAAACAGATAAACGACCGCATCACTGTAAGATACCACATGGGACTTCTTAATAAACCTGATACAAGAGATTATATCAGACACAGACTTATAATATCAGGCTCTCATGGCGATATAAAATTCTCCAGGGCCGCGCTGAACAGGATCTACAAATTTTCATCAGGGCTTCCAAGAAGAATCAATTCGGCATGCGAGCGTTCGCTTCTCATCGCATTTACAAAAGGGACAAGTTCAATAACCGGTCCCATTGCCCGTCAGGCAATCGGAGAGATTACAGGAGAGAGTACAGGAGCTGCATATTTCAGAAAGGCCCTTGCCGTTGCTGCGGTACTCGCAATTATTGCCGGTGTGATGTTCTTCTGGAAGCCTTTGCTGTCTCTTATCGACGAAAAAACCGGCATGGCGAAACCAAATGAAGAAATATCCCTGACCCGGCAGCCCGATGTAAGGACTCCTGGCCCTCCGGCTTACGACTGGATCATGAAGGATTATAAAACTGCGATAAACTCCCTTGAACAGCTCCCGGAAAACGCCGGGGCAATTTCTGTTCTGAACCTTCATCCGCCCTTTGATTTTCTCAAGAGCATCTCGAAACCTTTTGCCGCTTCAGTATGGGGGGGCTATGTCATTGCAGAACGTATCGATAATAATACTGCCGAGCTGATAAAAGCGGACGGAAGCAGGATAAATATCCCCTTAAAAAACTTTTCAGATATATATCAGGGCCATGCGTTTATGATATACAAGAAAAATCCCTCAGGAAATATTTTCGGTAAATCATCAAAAGGGAACGGTGTTAAAAAAGTACAGGAAAAACTTAAAGAACTGGGATATCTATCTAACGACCCGAATGGTGTTTACGATAATGAAACTTATGAGGGCATAAAAAAACTGCAGGGAAAATGCGGTCTGACAGAGGACGGTATTGCCGGCACCGAGACATTGACCCTGATTGATATGCTCAAAGGTGAAAAGATATGA
- a CDS encoding tetratricopeptide repeat protein, translating into MSSIYEALKRVQNEDNSTLPLTDKPKGWNTPKNWAIIIVAVTLSSLVTMGIYSYVSTNLLNKNIQSRLKNNHSQAPLKPETIQKKEAPAAQIIHKAEAAVQDPLASAPDKSRDEYIQTANQSFEKGDLDKAISIYKEALGVYKNDAGLINNLGAVLLAKSDYDSAIKYFKIAIQCSKGNVEPVYNLACAYAKKGDSTSALKELRKALEMNRKDVRKWAKDDPDLKSLKGKWD; encoded by the coding sequence ATGAGTTCCATATATGAAGCCCTGAAACGGGTTCAAAACGAAGATAACAGCACATTGCCCCTGACCGACAAACCGAAGGGCTGGAACACCCCGAAGAACTGGGCGATTATTATCGTTGCGGTAACTCTCAGTTCGCTGGTTACCATGGGTATATATTCTTATGTCTCGACAAATCTCTTAAATAAGAACATCCAGAGCAGACTCAAGAACAATCATTCACAGGCACCGTTAAAACCCGAAACCATTCAGAAAAAAGAGGCCCCGGCGGCTCAAATAATACATAAGGCTGAAGCAGCAGTTCAGGACCCCCTGGCAAGTGCTCCTGACAAAAGCAGAGATGAATATATACAAACTGCAAATCAAAGTTTTGAAAAAGGTGACCTCGATAAAGCAATTTCCATTTACAAGGAAGCTCTGGGTGTTTATAAAAATGATGCGGGTCTGATAAACAACCTTGGAGCAGTCTTGTTGGCAAAGTCCGATTATGACAGTGCAATAAAGTATTTTAAAATTGCAATTCAGTGCTCGAAAGGTAATGTTGAACCGGTATATAATCTCGCCTGCGCCTATGCAAAAAAAGGAGACAGTACCTCTGCCTTGAAAGAGCTTAGAAAGGCGCTTGAGATGAACAGGAAGGATGTCAGAAAATGGGCAAAGGATGATCCTGATCTCAAAAGTCTCAAAGGTAAATGGGACTAG
- the fusA gene encoding elongation factor G: MKPDRLRKIRNMGFVAHIDAGKTTVTERVLFYTGRIHKMGEVHDGQATMDYLPQEQERGITITSAVTTCKWNDHEIHIIDTPGHVDFTIEVERSLRVLDGAVMILCGVGGVQAQTETVWHQARKYEVPTLAFINKLDRPGADYRSVLSQIEKRLEIKPVPVQLPYYDGDSFRGVIDLLRMKQLVWKDDDQGSEVIETDISEDILSEASAARDHMMETLAELDDSLMESYLSGDTISVRTIKDVMRKATIENRILPVLYGAALRNKGIQPLVDAIIDYLPSPNDIRPPLGHDKKTGEIITIPSDPQSPLVAYAFKVYMEEGRRLVYLRLYSGEIYTGDELFNTTRETSEKVARLFMMHAHHKERIEKAVAGDIIAVAGLKDAVTGDTLTIGNETLVLEPIEVLKPVISIAIEPKSGGGEAYQRLMTTSSKLMDEDPTIKVSEDPDTGQVILAGMGELHLEIAVDRLKNAFGIDINVGNPQVLYCSSITGQADGESMFSKKLGDTLHSGHVTLHVSPARRGTGNTFDIIPDMNDQLKSSILLGLEEGCLADPVNGYNIVDVAVQVKKVIITDETTGQGMKIASQMALQEAVKNAGILVLEPVMDIEVMVPEEYVGDVVGDLSSRRANIEGVVIKGKYHCIKAYVPLSRTVGYSTQLRSMSRGRGSYNMKFFRYDNL; this comes from the coding sequence ATGAAACCGGACAGGCTGAGAAAAATTCGAAATATGGGTTTTGTGGCGCACATTGACGCCGGGAAAACCACAGTAACTGAAAGAGTGCTGTTTTATACAGGCCGCATCCACAAGATGGGAGAGGTGCATGACGGCCAGGCGACAATGGATTATCTGCCTCAGGAACAGGAACGCGGCATCACGATAACATCTGCGGTCACCACCTGCAAATGGAATGACCACGAAATTCACATAATCGATACACCGGGACATGTCGATTTCACTATAGAGGTGGAAAGAAGCCTAAGGGTGCTGGACGGCGCCGTCATGATCCTCTGCGGTGTCGGTGGCGTACAGGCGCAGACCGAGACAGTCTGGCATCAGGCGAGAAAATATGAGGTCCCCACACTGGCATTTATAAACAAACTCGACAGGCCGGGCGCCGATTACAGGTCTGTCCTCTCCCAGATAGAAAAACGCCTGGAGATAAAACCGGTCCCGGTACAGCTGCCCTATTATGATGGCGACTCCTTCAGGGGCGTAATCGATCTCCTTCGGATGAAGCAGCTCGTCTGGAAAGATGATGATCAGGGCAGCGAGGTCATCGAAACGGATATTTCCGAAGATATTCTGAGCGAAGCATCGGCGGCAAGGGACCACATGATGGAAACACTCGCTGAACTTGACGATTCTCTGATGGAATCATATCTTTCAGGGGATACAATCAGTGTAAGAACCATAAAAGACGTCATGCGCAAAGCCACGATTGAAAACAGAATCCTGCCGGTGCTTTATGGAGCGGCACTAAGGAACAAGGGCATCCAGCCACTGGTAGATGCAATAATAGACTACCTTCCCTCCCCCAATGATATAAGGCCGCCGCTCGGGCATGACAAAAAGACAGGTGAGATAATCACGATACCATCAGACCCTCAAAGCCCGCTGGTTGCATATGCTTTCAAGGTATACATGGAGGAAGGCAGAAGGCTTGTTTACTTAAGACTTTATTCAGGCGAAATATATACGGGCGATGAGCTGTTCAATACCACGAGGGAAACCTCCGAGAAGGTCGCCCGGCTCTTCATGATGCATGCTCATCACAAGGAGAGGATCGAAAAAGCCGTGGCAGGTGATATCATTGCCGTTGCTGGCCTGAAAGACGCCGTAACCGGTGACACACTGACCATAGGCAATGAAACCCTTGTGCTTGAACCGATAGAAGTGCTCAAACCCGTTATATCAATCGCCATTGAACCAAAAAGCGGAGGAGGAGAAGCCTACCAGAGACTGATGACAACCTCTTCAAAGCTCATGGATGAAGACCCGACGATTAAAGTCAGCGAAGATCCGGATACAGGCCAGGTAATCCTTGCAGGCATGGGCGAACTTCATCTTGAAATTGCCGTGGACAGGCTTAAAAACGCCTTTGGAATCGATATAAATGTTGGGAACCCGCAGGTACTTTACTGCTCAAGTATAACAGGACAGGCCGATGGAGAATCGATGTTCAGCAAAAAACTGGGAGACACTCTCCATTCCGGTCATGTCACACTCCATGTCTCCCCTGCCAGAAGAGGTACGGGAAACACGTTTGATATTATTCCCGATATGAATGACCAGCTGAAATCTTCAATCCTTCTCGGGCTTGAAGAGGGCTGTCTGGCCGATCCTGTTAACGGTTACAACATAGTTGATGTTGCAGTTCAGGTAAAAAAAGTTATTATAACAGATGAGACGACCGGACAGGGAATGAAGATAGCCTCGCAAATGGCTCTTCAGGAAGCGGTTAAAAATGCAGGTATCCTTGTCCTTGAACCGGTTATGGATATCGAGGTTATGGTTCCTGAGGAATATGTCGGAGATGTTGTGGGAGACTTGAGCTCTCGCAGAGCGAACATCGAGGGAGTTGTAATAAAAGGTAAATATCATTGCATAAAGGCATATGTTCCATTATCAAGGACAGTCGGATACTCCACTCAGTTGAGATCCATGAGCAGAGGAAGGGGCAGCTATAATATGAAATTCTTCCGTTATGACAATTTGTGA